The Ficedula albicollis isolate OC2 chromosome 1, FicAlb1.5, whole genome shotgun sequence nucleotide sequence acacacacatatacacatacaaaaTATACTCAGTTTTCTTTGGTAACCATCACCACAGATAGTGACAGATATCACAGAATTAAGAGTCAtagcaaaagaagaaataaaatcctgatGCAGATTCTGCATGCTCAGACAGTTATCAGCAGAGTGAGTCTGGGCCCAGCCCTGACTATTCATTACAGCACAGAATACAAAAATCCACTGATTAATAAGCTGCTGGAAAATTAAGTAGGAAAAAAGTTGtatgtttatttcttttccaacaCTAACTCCAAAGGGTAAGGGCTGTTTAATTTCCTTACAAACAGCACAGCCAGTTTCCCCAGGCCTTCCCTACCTCTCCATCAGACATCATAGTAAGATGTGATTTCTGTTCCCTCATTACCTCCACAGCAGAGGACGTCTGAAATTCAATCACACTGGAGGCAGCACGAGTTTCACCATCAACAGCATGCCCATCTAATCCACTGCTGGATACACCACCAGTTGGAACAATCATTCAGCACAGTGAGAAGGGCAACAAGCCTAGAACAGGAAGCCATTACTGTGTAGCAAAGTACAGCATTTGAgaagagcagaagaggaaagcaaaccagagcaggcagctcaATCCATGCACTTTGACTGGAGTTTATCATCTGAGAATGCTCTCCATCCATCTGCTGCCTGCCTCTCTTGTGGACACAAGCAGTGGAGGcctctgctgtgcaggtgaggaagcaggagggaaatgCCCCAGTGACCGTATCACAAGGCCTGGCCCTACTCCCAGCAAAGCCTGGAGAGGTGTAATGGCCACAGTTGCTGCAGCACCACTTCAGTGGCTGTGCCTGGCCTTTTCAATCCACTCCTTCATGAGGCAGATCTCCATGGCTCGAGCTTGCTGTACAGACTTGGGGTCCAAAGGGTTCCGGCTGCGTAGGTCCAAGTGATGGGCTCCATCTGGGATCACAACTGCCACCAGGGAATTGGTGATGTTCTGGGTCACCCCACCTGCAGACCATGGATCCAGGCCACCATTGCTGTAAGGAAAGACTATTGCATTAGGGTACATGTGCACAGCAGTCAGTGAGGCTGCAGCTCACATCAACATTTCTACTAGTTTTTtgcatttgcagcagcagaaacagacCTCAGCCCTGTCTTAATGTCTTGTGCCCACCCCTCTGCTAAGAAGCATCTTCTTGACAGAGGTATGCAGCTATCAGCAGCTTCAGCAAGGCTACACTTCTCATTAATTATCTGCTTATTCAGATAATAACCTGTAACAGTGCAAAAGCCTCTAAAAAGAAATCTGCTGCCACCTGTAATTGTAATAAAAGTTTCAGGTTTCCCTCTACCAAAACAtgcccaaattcccaaatcaaAGCACTTCACTTTCCTTCTTCACAGTCTGCGATAAACAAATTACCCACTGGACCTTTAGAGCTGAATTTTTAGGAAGTTCTGCCTTTTGCTGTCTCAGCTGAGTGCCAATCTGTTTTGCAAAGAAATGCTTGGATGGTTTGTTAGTATGCTGACTTTAATAACAACCAcatgaaaatgaagattttatcCCTTAAACTGTCTAAAATGACTCTTCCTCTGTGACAGAACACCTTAATACCATTTACTCCCCCTACTCCCTCATCCCaaaccaattttaaaaattcctgacACTATAGATATGACTCCAAATAATAGTCCATAGAGCAAACCAACGGCTCAGCTGGAAGAGAGCTTTCCATGTCTCATTCCTAGCTTTGGACTTACCCCATAACCCCATCTTATTCTCCTTGACTGCAATGCCCTTCTCACACATGGCCCATCTGTCTGCACAAAGAAAGCAACATCCATATACTTGTGGAACTACACAAACCTAGATCTATTTCAAACTTAAAGCACTGGACCTGCCCACAAAAGGAAATGTCAGAGATGGGCTGTGGTATGAGAGTGTAAATTTCTAGAAGGAGCTAAGAAATTAGAACCTCCTTGGACGTGGAGATATACAGATAGAAAAATACCACAATGGCAGCACCAGAAAAGAGCagtaaaataatgaataatttttaaaaaacttttttagAAATAACTAGGAGTAAAAACCTGATGAGGTCTAAATACTTTACTtgtttttccattgaaaaaaaaccccaacaactaAGTATCTTAAGTCTCTGTAGTTCTTTAGTTTCAGTGATTCTAAATATGACTTAGGAcaagagaaacattttgtatctgcaaaacaaaaagcattgaGAGCTGCGCAATAAGCCAAAAGCATTGGATTGAAAAGGTCACCTGAATCAGCAGAGCACCTTGGCAACAGGGGGATGAGTTGCTGAGAGACCCATGATGCACATGAACTTGGATCTTTTGGTCCTAGTCATGTGGAAGCTAAGCATGCCACAGGCTTTTCTCTGAGCttctggctgcagcctctgcatcTCCTTCCAAAGGATGGCACCAGAGGCACTGACACAGTTTGGGAAGTGAAACTTGAAGGAAGGGGGGATTGGAGGGCTCACCACAAAATCATAAATCTTAACAGCTTTTGCAGATTAAGATCATTCCAACTGGAATGAATTATTTATGTGTTAAAACTAAGCATGTGTGTAAGTACTCAGTTGCCCATCTCACAGGACAGGAATTTCCCAGTATAAAccaaagaagcaaaagaagagaaagaataagTCAGAAATGTCTTTCTAGCAGTGGCCAGGCAAGCAGGACCTCAGAAAAAAACTAATACACAGCATGCCAGTCCTGTTTTCAATTCATATACTTCCTTGACAACATACATAGGCTTTTGCCTATCCCACAGCACACCCTTCCCTATACTCTCTTCAGTCTCCTCAACCCTCCTGCCCTACCCAGAAAGTTTTACACAATTTTagcagcactgtctgtgcaTCCTTTTTTAACATGACCACCTTCCACAACTGTCATGTTTCCTGTCACCCTTTTTCTCTAACCTTTTCTATTCAGCCATGCATTGTTCTGCCTTCTCTTCTTTGCCTCCATTCCCTTCTTTAGTTCTAACAATTCTCCCTTCTGCACAGAGCACCAGAATCTCTTGAAACAGCCTTCACTTTCTGCCTCTCCCACGCCAGTGCAGGACTGGATATGTGGGTGCCCTGACTTAGAAGCCTACAACTCAGGGGTGATTCATTGAGATTGAAAATGCCCCATTTTTAGACTGTGCACACCAAATTTCATAATGTCTGATATAACCTGGGCTGATTTTGACTATCACAGTACACTGATGATGAGACACTACAATTGCTACAAGCTCTCTGCCGCCACACATATGAACAGCGTTAAAATGTCACTTCCCACCATTGTGCAGCACTTCcacacagaagcacagagaaTGCTCCAGTAAGAGGAGTGCAAATTgctggaagggaaaggggaaacaGTGTTCTGAAACCCTCAATTTCCTCAGACTAGTTTTAATAAAGATGTATTGCCCAGGACAGGCAAGTACCACCTGCCCACAGTAACGACTTACACACTACATAACTCCAGGAAGGTACCAGAATGGCAGTGGAATTCCCTGCATTAATCCCACCCAGTACAAACAACAGCGTGACTGTGCAGATTGATGCACTGCTCAcagagggagaagcagcagcaccagttTAGGCATCCTGGCCAAATCCCACTGCATCCAGATAAATCCACCCTACAGTGGTTCTCTTTAGATGGAGTACTTTTCCCTTCCTGCACTACACTGTTGTGCAAGTTGCCTGTCACTTGAAACACAGTCCTTTTCACTCCACAGGGAGCCACATCCCCTGGTAAACATTGGGATGTTTTTTGTAAAGCACTCTGCAGTGTTGGAGGATAAAAGGCTCTTATACAAAATATACAGTGTTGACAATGTATTTGTTTGAAGAGAAACAACCCAGCTTGAGATCCAAAAGCTTTGTGTGTACAGCACTACTTTAACATTCATTTGGTTGCTTTCAGgcttttctcatttccagctcGTTCAGCTGGCATAAATTCTTAAACACTTATTTAGATTTGTTTGCTTGTCTATCGCTTAGTAATCAGATTTCTACTGtacagagctgtgcagccttGGAAATAAGCAACACTCTGCAGAAACTgagcaaaaccaacaaatttttcttattaaaaagtTTTCCAAAAAAGGGTGGGATTTCTCACTCCAGAGGAGATatcctgctgggacagaaaCAGCAAGAGGCAAACGagaggaaagcaaaaggcaTTTGCAGCCAAACAGACTGACACAGCAGTGATTCAGAAAATAATCCTCAAATCAAGGGAGAATGttctacttttaaaatgcatacCTATCTACCACATCCAAAAGACTAATTCTGAGCTTGGTTTGTAGAAGTGGCAAGGTGTTTTATGAAAAGGCCTTGCAAAATTTTAACCAGAACACAGAGGAATACATATCCAGGAGCTTCCAACATTGGGCAAGCAATGGGTACAGCAAGTCAGGATGAGGCCTCAATGAGTTTGTGGAACACCTCGCTCTCACAGGAGAACCTGATGAATAGACAGTACTCACCTGGATCACCTCACAGCATATGTAAAACCACATGAACCTCCCTTTAAAGACAGCAGAGTTTGATCTTAAAAGCCAGGGAAGTGAAGGCTGAATAGAGAGCAAGCAGCATGGACTAGTTTTTTGTGCTAGACTGAACCATTTCTTTCACCTTTTGTCCACTTACAAAAGTGTTTCAAACTTTTGTTGTATTTAGTAttcctaattaaaataaaagcctcTTTGTATTTGGATCTTATACAAGTTTGTTAAAACTTGCCTAAATGccactaaaagaaaaagctgttgtCAGTGATAGAAAAACTCCCAAAGTTActtccctctcttttctgtatcaaagggaaaaaagaatgcCATGCCAGCCCCTTCACAAGGCTATCACTCAGAGCAATAATTTTGGTGACCAAGATTCTGTGTTATAGATAGAACTCACTTAGACTTTCCTTTTATGTGCAAGCAACAGTGCTTTGGATTCATAAAAGTAGGACTTTACCAACATGGGAAACCTGGGTTTTGGCCACAAGATAAGAAGGAATCCACATGGAAAGAAGATATTTGGCAGAATCCCAGCCCAGATTCTTCTTTTAGAGTCACACAGGCAGTAACAGAACAGTTGGCTTCTTTGGCCACTGCAGACTGACCATTTTACTCTCAATAGCAACACAAAGCATTCCCATCATTTATTCAGCTGGAGTGCTGGAGACAGATCTCTTTGCTACTTGGGGCAGATTCTCCACACTGGATAGCCAAACTGGTGGAAGACTATCAGCTGAAACAAGGCTTACCTGAAGATGATGTTGCTGTGTGAAGTGATGTTTTTTCCTCCATACATAGAAAGAATCCAAGAGAGGCGAGGCCTCACTCCCCACATCCTGTAACACTCTTCTGAAAGTGCATCAAAGTCCCACTTCTGAGGCTCAAACATGTCATGGACACCATCTGTGCATAAGGGCATCACCATCTCAGTGCAAGCCTGAAAGAAAGGGCAGGTCAATAAAACACATTCCTAGGAGAACATCCAATAGCTGTTACTGCAGTATTTAAGAAGAAGGCTCAAACAGCATTTGATCAGTATACTACCTAACTActacagaatcatttaggttggaaaagaccttgtAAGAATTGAGTTCAACCATAAACCAAAAAGTTCCAAGTCCACCTCTAAACCATGTACCTAAGTGCAcagtatcttttaaaaaactcCAGGATGGTGACTCCATTTCCCTTTGtagcctgtttcagtgcttgacatttttcctaatattcaatctaaGTCTGCCCTGGtacagcttgaggccatttcttctcattctaTTGCTTGTTACTTAAGAGACAAAAACCCACCTTCctacaatctcctttcagggGAGCTGTATAGAGCATTAAGgtttttcttcagcttcctcctttcctccaggctaaacacctcAGTTCCCTCAGTCACTCTCTATCAGATtttgctccagacccttccccagctctgtttcctttctctggacacactccagcccctcaaagTATTTCTggcagtgaggggcccagaacagagcacaggatttgaggtgtgaCTTCAGCAGTGCCCAGAACAGGGgaacaatccctgccctggtcctgctggccacaccattgctgatcctGGCCAGGATGCAATCTAAACCTCCCGGGaaagctgcttctcttttctgcctTGCCTTCCCCACTACAAACACACTTGGTTTGTGATTATGTTTGTCACCAGTACATCAATACATCTGGCACAATATATTGACAGCTAAATGACAATTCTCATCAGCAATTTATGAAGATTAGCGAGCATACCTGGTAGTACCAACCCATTTCACCCAGACTCTTCGTTGCAGTCTGTGCCACATCTAAGCATGAGGCCTCTCCTGTATAATTGTAATATAAATTTACTGCTTGGAAAACATTCTGCAGCAACAACTTGTCAGAGAGACTGGGATCCTTCAAGAACTTGCAGACTTCCTGCAATGAAGAGAGAAGAAGTCTCAATCTATAGGAATTAAATATTAACACATGACAACTGGTAggatattaatttcttttccaagtaCAGTCAGACCACTTCCAGAAAGTGTCTATGAAATTATATATCCTGATTATCACAAAAGCAGTATCACATATGTGTAGTGCATGCTACTATGAGGAACCTGAAACTTTGTATttcctgattaatttttttttttaaaaacccaacagtGACACCTTAATGCTTCATTCACCAAATTTTTCAATCCATTTCCCATACTTTAAAATAgattatatttaataaatagtATTTAGCACCTCTGTAATTAAAAAcagcatatacatatatacaacAGAGAAGCTCCAGGTATAGACTGGGGCTCTCTGCAGTTTGATGTAGGTAGCTCACAACAGAGAACAGATTAAActacatacatacatgtatatatcCAGCTActcattaaggttggaaaagacctccaagatcatgaAGTCCACATCTCCCcccctttcttcctctcagaGTCATAATAGAGCTActgtttcagaaaagaaagtatCTTAACAGCTTACATAAATCAGATTTCATAAATTTGTATTGTCCAGATGGGTAGTGGCCTTTTCTGGGTTAGGTTTGTACCTTAGTTAAACAGAGGTAACATGGACAGTGGTGGAGGTGAGCATGTCTCCTGGTTCTTTCAGActaataaaaaagcagaaataggTGTTTATCCTGCTCTTTGCAGATAGCCACATAGGACAGAAgaatttccctctctcctccatcAGGCAGCTCTACACAGGGAAAGATTTAGTTTCATAATTAACTACTGCCTAAAATACTTACATCTTACCTGCCTCATCTGCCTTACACCCCAAATTCTGCAGGGAAATTCAGACAGAGtcttaaaagaaagagaacacTCCAAGGATATAGAAATCTTGGAGAGGGCACTGTGGATAAACAGAACTGCACAAGCAAAGGCTTGCAAGTGTAAAAAGAGGTTCTGCTTTGAGAAGGGACCCTGCAAGGAATATGTTCGTGGAGATCCACATTTTCTCTCACTAGACTTCCCACATCAAAAAGGACATAGGCTCAAAACTTGTTCAGTTGCAAGCTCTGTCAGCTGAGTCTCCCATCAGAAACTCTAATCACATGTGCTTTTTGGGCAGCATTTCTGCTACTCAAGCTCTGTAGGACAGCTGAGGTTTCTGTCATCCCTGGcacttttttctcctgcacTGTTGATACAACCTATTAGATCTACAAGTGGCAGTTAGGCAACAAACCAGCTCACGCACAAGATATTAACCTGGTTACTGTTTCTCAGCACACTGCTTCAACAGagccaagaaaacaaaggaaaagataCAAGCTAGGAGAGAAGAGAATTAATTAAACCAAGTGGTCAATTCTACAAGATATTGGTTCTAAATTACCTGTATAGGCCAagctggcagaggctgcaggaagtCAGCTTTATAGGGATAATTCACCATAGCCAAGTTTACCCATGTTTCACTCAGCCAATTTTTCAATACAGCAGCATCCTGAAGAGTTTTTAAGGGGCTGCACAAATGAAATGTGCTGGAAAGCCATTGCAAACCTGcatctttaataaaaataaatggataaaACAATATTTAGTGTATTGGACCATTAATACATATGCCAGTAGTACTGCtactaaaatacatttttgcttAGCCTAGCTTAGTGAAACTATTCCACACACATATCAGCACAGCAGATCAAATTTTAGTCAGCACCTCACTATAGCCTCTTTTCAGGTAGCTgtacaatcacagaatcacttaggttggaaaaaattCTCAAGTCCAACTGAGTCCCTAACACTGAGTTCATACTGACTACagtagttttcttttcctgaatgCCTCAGATGGCAGACAAAGTACTTTTTTTATAGTAATGACTATCTGGCCTATTTTGTCAGAAGGAATATAAGCATTGAGGTTCTGATCTTAAGTCTGTTCTCATCTGACCTTAGGAATGTTTGGACCTGGATCCTGCATCCCACCAGACCTGAAAGAAATTTGTGATACAACAAAACGGACATTTAAAAGCAGTGCTAGGTTCACTAGGCAGTTTTCAGTAGTAGGAGCAGAATTTCAAAAACCCCAAGACATACACAGGTGAAAGTTATGACACACTCCTGATCATTACTATTCTCTGAAAAAGCACTGGTGAGGTCTTACCTGTTGAGGAAAGGCGATTAATAGCATTCCAGGAATTCCGGATGCTCTCTGAGCAGCCCATGCCACTCTTTTTGAAATCATTGGTCACTATGCTGAAAAATGTGCCACATGGAACCAAATCACCAAACTGCCAGATTGGGGCAGAGGCCGCCAGAGCTCTGCAAAGGGACACAAAAAGATCCTAAACCCCTGCAAAATGGATATCCATACCCTCCCCACA carries:
- the PRCP gene encoding lysosomal Pro-X carboxypeptidase, which encodes MWDVAEELNAMLVFAEHRYYGESLPFGNESFSDSKHLNYLTSEQALADFAVLVEYLKTTIAGAQHSPVIAIGGSYGGMLAAWFRMKYPHVVVGALAASAPIWQFGDLVPCGTFFSIVTNDFKKSGMGCSESIRNSWNAINRLSSTDAGLQWLSSTFHLCSPLKTLQDAAVLKNWLSETWVNLAMVNYPYKADFLQPLPAWPIQEVCKFLKDPSLSDKLLLQNVFQAVNLYYNYTGEASCLDVAQTATKSLGEMGWYYQACTEMVMPLCTDGVHDMFEPQKWDFDALSEECYRMWGVRPRLSWILSMYGGKNITSHSNIIFSNGGLDPWSAGGVTQNITNSLVAVVIPDGAHHLDLRSRNPLDPKSVQQARAMEICLMKEWIEKARHSH